Proteins co-encoded in one Schaalia radingae genomic window:
- the proB gene encoding glutamate 5-kinase yields MNGVTRARRIVVKIGSSSLTRPDGGLDLNRIDQVAGMAAQWCRDNHEILIVSSGAVAAGRTPLGITGRLHDLATVQACAAMGQGLLVAQWSAAFQSHHRHVAQILLTTDDVMHREHYTNARDAMERLLSLGVVPIINENDTVATREVRFGDNDRLASYVAQIVAADALVLLTDVDGLYTAPPSDPAAELVETVTRTDDLRAVLVGGSGSSVGTGGMVTKVQAATMAAASGIGVLLTNADKLDQVFAGRKVGTWFEPTTSRPASRRLWIAHAAPSCGELVIDEGAVRALTDRKKSLLAAGITAVMGNFRSGDVVDVAGPTGLIARGIAAYDADTIAQMSGENADDLRRQGWDNPRPVIHRDDLAILSLASAASMSR; encoded by the coding sequence GTGAACGGAGTTACGCGTGCGCGACGCATCGTCGTGAAGATCGGTTCCTCATCGTTGACGCGCCCCGATGGGGGGCTTGACCTGAACCGGATTGACCAGGTTGCGGGTATGGCCGCGCAGTGGTGCCGGGACAACCATGAAATCCTCATCGTTTCCTCCGGTGCCGTGGCCGCAGGGCGCACGCCGCTGGGGATTACCGGGCGTCTCCATGACTTAGCCACTGTCCAGGCGTGCGCGGCAATGGGGCAGGGTCTCCTGGTTGCACAGTGGTCGGCCGCTTTTCAGTCCCACCATCGTCACGTCGCACAGATCCTGCTCACGACCGACGATGTCATGCACCGTGAGCACTACACGAATGCGCGCGATGCGATGGAGCGCCTCCTGTCCCTGGGAGTTGTCCCGATCATCAACGAGAATGACACCGTCGCCACACGCGAGGTGCGTTTCGGTGACAATGACCGGCTGGCCTCCTACGTGGCCCAGATCGTGGCCGCTGATGCGCTGGTCCTCCTGACGGATGTGGATGGCCTGTACACAGCGCCGCCCTCGGACCCTGCTGCCGAACTGGTGGAGACCGTGACGCGCACGGATGATTTGCGGGCGGTGCTGGTGGGCGGTTCGGGATCGTCGGTGGGCACGGGCGGCATGGTCACCAAAGTGCAGGCCGCAACGATGGCTGCTGCATCCGGTATCGGTGTGTTGCTGACAAACGCGGATAAGCTCGATCAGGTGTTCGCCGGGCGTAAGGTCGGCACATGGTTCGAGCCGACGACGTCACGCCCCGCCTCGAGGCGCCTGTGGATTGCGCACGCCGCCCCCTCGTGCGGAGAACTCGTCATTGACGAGGGTGCCGTCCGCGCACTGACTGACCGCAAGAAGTCGCTGCTGGCTGCAGGTATCACAGCGGTGATGGGCAATTTCCGCAGCGGCGACGTTGTCGATGTGGCGGGACCGACCGGGCTGATTGCGCGCGGCATCGCAGCCTACGATGCTGACACAATTGCGCAGATGAGTGGCGAGAATGCGGATGACCTGCGTCGTCAGGGGTGGGATAACCCTCGCCCAGTGATTCACCGCGACGATTTGGCGATCCTGTCGCTTGCATCAGCGGCAAGTATGTCACGATAA